GCTAGCGCGTCTCCACCAGGATGCGGACCACGGTTTTGACCCAAAACGCGCCCACCGAGTCCACCCCGTATTCGGCGTTCCCCACCCGCCCCTGCTCGGGAAGGATGACGAGCCGTGGCCCATCCGGCCACTCCGGGATCTCTCGGCCGTCCATGGCGTAGGCCAGCACCAGCGGATAGGCCGGGTCGTACACGCGCTCCTCTGGGAGCTCGACCGTGTACCCATCGGCCCCTTCCACCCGGACCTGGGTCACCCGGACGCCGGGGAAGTACCGTTCGAGCAGGACCGTCAGGGCGACCCCGCGGTACCGTCCCGCATCGCGCCAGTTCCCGTACTGGTTCTGGTAGGCGCCCTCCCGTTCGATGGCCGGCAGGGCCGTGAGCTCGGCGAGGGTCACCCGCACCGTCCGCGGGCCTTCGAGGACCAGCGTCGGCCCGGCCGGGGCCAGGCTGCGGACGATGGCGTACGCGGCCAGCCCGAGGAAACCGGCCCCGAACAAGACGAGCCTCGTCCAGCGGCTTACGGCCATCGTCCCCCTCCGGCGGCGAACCAGCCCGCGGTGGCGAACCCCACCGTCGCCAAGATCAGTAGCCCCACGTCGGCCGGCTCCCACGGGATGGCGTTGAGGCTCGTCCGCCGGGGATACCGGCCGAACCCCCGTGCCTGCATGGAGAGGGCCACCGCGTCCGCCCGGGCGAGGGCGGCGGCCAACACCGGAAGGGCCGTCCAGCGGACATGGGCGAGGAGGTTCCACGGCCGCAAGAGGAGCCCCCGCGCCCGCTGGGCCTCCCGTACCCGCTGGTACTCCGTTTGGAACAGGGGCAGAAACCGCAGCGTCATCACCAGGACGTACGTGTACCGGTAGGGCAGCCGGGTTTGGGACAGGGCAGCGGCGAACGCGTCCGGCGGGGTGGTGGCCAGGAACAGGAGGCTCCCTGCGAGCACCCCCAGGAACCGCAGGGCCATCTCCGCCCCGGCCCGGAGCCCGTCCTGCGTTAGGGTGAACGGGCCGAGGCCCGCCACCGGCTCCCCGGGGGCAAGCAGCGCCTGCACGAGGAACACGAACCCGCCAAACGCCAGGGCGGCGTGGAACGCCCGCCGGGAAAGGAGGCGTCGCCGCCCAAGGGCCACCGCGGTGAGGACGAGGCCGCCCTTGACCGCGAGGCCGGGGGCGGCCACCACCGCCGCCGCGTAGGCGCAGAGCAGGGCGAACTTGGCCAGGGGGTGCCTCATCTTCCCTCCCAGAACTCCGGGGTGAACGCGTCCCGACCTTGGCTGGCCAGCGTCCGGAACACCTCCCCCGGTGAGCCGAGCAGCGCCTCTTCCCCGAGGTACAGCACCCGGTGGGCGAGACGGGCCACGGCCGGGATGTCATGGGACACGAGGATCGCCCCGCTTCCCTCCTGGACGGCACGGACGAGCTCCGAGGCGATCCACCGCCGGTTCGCCCAATCCTGGCCGATGAACGGCTCATCGAGGAGCGAGAGACGCGGCCGGCGGCTCAGGGCGAGGATCACCGTCAGGCGGCGTCGCTCCCCCACGCTCAGCCGCAACGGGTGCTCGTGGGCAAGGTCGACGAGGCCGGCCCGGGTCAGCCATGCCCGGCCATCCCCGTCCACCCGGGGCCGTCCCAGGATGAGTTCCTCGGCCACCGACGCCGCGAACAACTGGTGATGGGGCATTTGGAAGACCAGGCCCACCCCGTCGCCGGGGCGGTGGCCAGCGGCCAAGGCGATGGTCCCGGCGTGGGGTGAGGTCAGGCCGGCCAAGAGCCGCAGCAGGGTCGTCTTTCCGGCGCCGTTGGGGCCGATCACCCCCAGGATCTCCCCCGGGGCGAGGTCGAACGAAAGCCGATGGAACAGGTCGTTCCCGCCGGGGTAGGCGAACGAGAGCCCCCGCACCGCGAGCAGGCGTCCGCCTCGGGGCGGGGCCGGGCGGGGTAGATCGTCGGCCGGGGCGGCCGCGTGGGGAATGCCGCGGCGGTCGGCGGCCAGGCGGCCCGCGGCCAGCCTCAGGAACCGCGGGCGCAGCCGGGCCAGCGGACCCAGCCGGTGCTCGGCCACGATCACCGTTCGTCCCTCCGCGTGGAGTTCCGCCACCAACCCAAGCAGCCCGGCCGCGGCCGGGGGATCGAGGTGAGCGGTGGGCTCGTCCAGGAGCAGGACCTTCGGCGCCAGGGCCAATGCTGCGGCCAGGCTCAATCGCTGCTTCTCCCCTCCGGACAGGGTCCAGGTAGCCCGGTCGGCCAGCGCGGTCAATCCCACGGTAGCCAGCGCCGTCTCCACCCGACCGGCGATCTTCGCCCGGGGGAACCCCAAGTTCTCCGGGCCGAACGCGACCTCATCCCGCACCCGCAGGGTGCAGATCTGGGCCTCGGGGTCCTGCTGCACGAGCCCGATCCCGTCCGCTCGGCGGTACAGCGAGGGTGGGGCCGGCTGGCCGAACAGGAACACCTCCCCGGCCACCCGGGCCGGGATCCCCTCGGGCACGAACCCGAGCAGGGCATGGAACAGGGTGCTCTTCCCCGACCCGGACGGGCCGGCCACCACCACGAGCTCCCCCGCCGGGATGCTCAGGGAGAGGGCGGCGA
This genomic interval from Candidatus Acetothermia bacterium contains the following:
- a CDS encoding molybdopterin-dependent oxidoreductase, which translates into the protein MAVSRWTRLVLFGAGFLGLAAYAIVRSLAPAGPTLVLEGPRTVRVTLAELTALPAIEREGAYQNQYGNWRDAGRYRGVALTVLLERYFPGVRVTQVRVEGADGYTVELPEERVYDPAYPLVLAYAMDGREIPEWPDGPRLVILPEQGRVGNAEYGVDSVGAFWVKTVVRILVETR
- a CDS encoding energy-coupling factor transporter transmembrane protein EcfT; its protein translation is MRHPLAKFALLCAYAAAVVAAPGLAVKGGLVLTAVALGRRRLLSRRAFHAALAFGGFVFLVQALLAPGEPVAGLGPFTLTQDGLRAGAEMALRFLGVLAGSLLFLATTPPDAFAAALSQTRLPYRYTYVLVMTLRFLPLFQTEYQRVREAQRARGLLLRPWNLLAHVRWTALPVLAAALARADAVALSMQARGFGRYPRRTSLNAIPWEPADVGLLILATVGFATAGWFAAGGGRWP
- a CDS encoding ATP-binding cassette domain-containing protein, producing the protein MNAIAVRDLTVHYEGRPRPALAALSLSIPAGELVVVAGPSGSGKSTLFHALLGFVPEGIPARVAGEVFLFGQPAPPSLYRRADGIGLVQQDPEAQICTLRVRDEVAFGPENLGFPRAKIAGRVETALATVGLTALADRATWTLSGGEKQRLSLAAALALAPKVLLLDEPTAHLDPPAAAGLLGLVAELHAEGRTVIVAEHRLGPLARLRPRFLRLAAGRLAADRRGIPHAAAPADDLPRPAPPRGGRLLAVRGLSFAYPGGNDLFHRLSFDLAPGEILGVIGPNGAGKTTLLRLLAGLTSPHAGTIALAAGHRPGDGVGLVFQMPHHQLFAASVAEELILGRPRVDGDGRAWLTRAGLVDLAHEHPLRLSVGERRRLTVILALSRRPRLSLLDEPFIGQDWANRRWIASELVRAVQEGSGAILVSHDIPAVARLAHRVLYLGEEALLGSPGEVFRTLASQGRDAFTPEFWEGR